The genomic stretch CCTCGGCTACATCCAAATTGTCCAGTTGTCTCACACCATTGGGATACATGTCGTCCTGTCTGCATCTGGCTTCAGATGATCCACAAAGCAGCCAGGCTATGAGGAACAGCCCTGTTAGTGTAAGAGTGTACAGTAAAAATTACATCACATAAGAAATCAGAAACTGGAAGAAAAAATACTTGATCTGAATTCATGGGactttttgtttgttcgtttgtttttttcagcagGGATGTTTAACACACCGGGAATGCAGAGCTTGTTGCAGCAGATAACAGACAATCCCCAACTGATGCAGAACATGCTGTCAGCGCCATACATGAGAAGCATGATGCAGTCGCTGAGCCAGAACCCAGATTTAGCTGCCCAGGTACCGAAAACAAGATTAGAAGAAATTATGCATCGGTCTATCTATAGGTCTGCCTTATAAATACATGGAGTTAAAATAACGGTAACATCACTCCTCATTTGAGATTTATGAATACAATGTTCTGATTCAGTTATTAAAGTTATTCCATCCAGTTATTGTCTAATATAACTCTTGGACAGAGATGTCAGTTATCCCACCATTATTAATAATCGTTTGATGCCACCTGGTGTTTTGCAGATGATGCTGAACAACCCCCTGTTTGCTGGGaacccgcagctgcaggagcagATGAGACTGCAGCTCCCCATGTTCCTTCAGCAGGTCAGTGACAGAGAGATCGTGTTgagatgtttaaaattaaatgttctgTTTACTAAAATTGTTTCAGCATTGTTTGTTTCGCTTTAGTTTCTAGTAATAAATAGTTGAGGGTTTTTATCCCATTATCAAAACATGGTATATGGAGCTATCAGTTTTAATTCAATCACGAGCACATGAATCTTTAACTGCATTTTCCAGGATAAGCTATAAATCTGCAGTTTGATGTGATTTGCTCTCAGATGCAGAATCCAGAAACCTTAGCCGCCATGTCGAATCCCAGAGCAATGCAGGCCCTGTTACAAATCCAGCAGGGCTTGCAGACATTGGCAACAGAAGCTCCAGGCTTCATTCCGGGGTAAGGAACTGTGGGCAGCCTTTGTAGATGGGAAGGCAACGTTACAGTTTTCTTTTGCTAAAAactgcaaaatgaaaaataaacatcgATTCACAATATGGTCAGGCTATTTAACCTGAAGTGTTATGACTAACTAATGTCCTGTGAGACTTGCTGTCAGGCTGGTAGCCAATAGGAGGGAAGCTGTAACTCTGTGGCCTCAGGAGTAGCTTTTGTGAGGCTTGCCAAGGATCCTTGTAGACCTGTTCCTAGCAGGACTCGACCATTGAAGTGTCAGACCAGTTACCCAATAAATGTCTGGTTTTGAACCAGGGATATCAAACATACACGTTTTATATTCAtaggtggatggatggatggatggatgatagatagatggacagTCACACAGATATTGTAGTTTAAGATTATGCTTTAGTGTTAGGCTTGTTATCTGTATTTCCCTTAGGGTTGGCCTGACTGGTCTTGGAGGATTAGGCGGTTTTGGTGGCATGGTTAGTAGCCCAGCTACAGGCTCTACTACCACACCTGGTGACTCAACAAGCAGTGCTCCAGGAAGCCCGGATGTAGGGCAACAACAGTTTGTACAACAGATGTTACAAGCACTTGCTGGAACCAATACACAGGTAAGGCAAATGCATGCATATGTCAAAGTATGCCGATGAGGCTGTACCTTATAAAGACAAATGGAACTGTACTCATCCCATTCTGCAGTCCTGCGTGTTTCATTCACCTGGAGAGGTATTCAGTTGATTCAGTCAAGCAGAAAATCAATCAATTGGAGTAATTCATAGCAAACATGGAAGGAAAACCTACAGACCCTTCAACCCTGGAGCACCAGAGATTTGTTCACTCCCCAGATCACCAGACCTCTGGGTGACTCATCAGAGTCCGCTAGCTTTAACAAACCCAATATCGAGCGCTggctttattacattttttaatctatttctCTGCCAAAAAAAGCTACTCGTAATGCTTCCTTTTTCCTAACAGGTCCAGAATCCTGAAGTGAGATTTCAGCAGCAACTAGAGCAACTCAGTGCGATGGGATTTCTTAACCGTGAAGCCAATTTGCAAGCGCTAATCGCCACCGGAGGAGACATCAATGCCGCAATCGAGAGGTTACTGGGGTCACAACCCTCATAGCATCACTCATTCAGTCTgcaaacaaatgtaatttatttttgatataaCAACTGTTAAATCGTTCAGATTCTCGCTTTATTTCACTCTGACCCTCGAGACAGCGGCTTTGTGTTTTTAGGAAGGCACTGTAAAGTGAAGTTCCGTAGATTCACAAGAGCAGTGGGGATCAATCACTATGCTGCATGAAGCAAAAACTAAACTGAAGACTAACatatttattgtgatttttctttttaaaagcattattgGCTTCTTACAGTTGTGTGAGCTGGTGGTGTTACCTGAAACTGTCATACTCAGCATTTCCCTATCCTCTTCTTTTGGTTTATGGTCTTCAGTAGTAATTTATATGTTTGAAGTGAAGGAAAAGAAATATCAGACCTGTCAAACTACAACTGGTCACAGCTGCAAATTATGGTATATTGCTTCTTGTTTAAACAGCATGTTATTTTTGCTAACAGAGCCTTAAACATAAGTGTCCAGACCTATTAACTTGGTATGCTAATGTCAGGTCTAGAACAGTGTTTCTAGAggaatatggaaaaaaaaaaaacttgttttcGCAAATTAACAACTGTAGActtgtaaaataaattgaagGAGTATCTTGTTTGGAACACTGATTTGGAAatctacacacacacctgtacagaTAAAGAGAGCACTGTATTATAGTTTTTgggttataaatatatacaatgatTTAACCATTCTTGATTTAACTGGTTTGACATCCTTTGAAAAGCACTGTATACccatactgaaattgtgtgCTTTTTAAATCATTCTGCTCATTGGCTGTTGCCACTGTATTCCTGAACTGCATTAGAATTTGTAACAGACatattttcaattcaattcaagtgtCACTTGTGATATTAATCTCATTACTTCGAACTGacttgtaaaaataatgtacatcttTTCAGTTTTTATCAGTAGCcaattttttttcctgtgcacaggtcaataaaatcaaatgtaaaaagaaaaaatgttgtttagtatttataaataattaaaaccccCAAACTAAACAAATAACAAGATAAAACAGCAATTGCACCAGAACAATGAAAAACATTACTTTTACCAAGATGCAGAATAATTCACAACAATATGAGTAGGGTCTGTTTGTGATTGCAGAGATTTGTAAGGCCATCAGAATGAATTAAATATCTGTTTTCTAACTTGCATTTAGCAAATAAAGATTCAAATTCTGTTCTATTAGCATGACATGTGGAATAATAAACATCCTACAGCttgcacaatttaatttaataacaatGTATCAGAAAAGCggttttcacattttgaattCCAGTCAAATTCTTTCCTGTTTTATGAAGATCACTCAAATGTTTTGTTGCAGTAACTATTGATGCCACTAGATGGCAGTAAATGTAAcattaaatagttttaaattgACTTCTATTAGACAATCAGCAAATCAAACAGGTTTCATATTTTAAACTGTATAACTTGGGTTTCTAACTTGATTTAACAAAGCATTGTAAGATTGTAGagatatacaatatttttttcccctcattccAGCTGTGATCACAAGTTGGCTTTGAAATCATTGCTCAAGAAAACGATTCTTAAAGTTTTCTACAAAATGACAGTGAAATAATAAGTCTTTGGTAAAATTACAGTCCTGTAGTACAGACATACCTGGAAGATATGCATAAATATAAACACCAGGAGGAAGAAAACAAGACATTGTACTAGAGTGACAGACCAACTATTAGATCCATATTTATCTGGATTGAATGTCTCTCGAAATACGTAACGCTGGCAACTTTGTGTACAGCAACTGCTAAAAACATATGATGAATAATGGAAATGTATCCCTGTGAGATAACACTGACTGATGCCTTAACAAGCCATAATCTGGGAATTTACATTAGGAAGCAAGATATTCACAAGATGGGAAAGAAAAAAGCTGCATGTTCATTATATATGCATTTACACAGCTGTATCTAATAATCTTAAAActggaaataaagaaaaatagctTTTCAGATACAGTTGTAGTAACACCAATTATTCTATACTACATGATGAATATGCTATGGGTCCAGGTCaagataattaaattatttatattgggtaaaataactaaatattcaCCTAATTGGTGCTGATACATTAAACAAAACGCTGAGAAGAATGTGGGCCGTGTGTGTAATCCTTTTCCATTTCATTGTATTCTGAAATCCCATTTTAACACACTTGAaactatatacaaaaaaaacttcATAGCATAATGATTTGCTTGGCTGTGGGAAAACCTCTATTTTctatatcaaaagcaaagtaTTTCAAATGTAACAAACCTATTCTGAACGCTTCACAGGTCCACTGCCAACAATCACAGAAGCCTGCACATAGAAtacatttgcttttgtttaatcGTTTGAAAACTAGGCACCACGGCACAATTCAAGCATAAATGTGTCGAGTAAGAGTACATTTCATTAGGCAGTTTTGTATAGGAAAGAGTTAGTTGTCAATTAAGCAATATAAAGGATCTCTACGTTATTTTTCGAATAAACAATTCAGTAAATATACACACCAAGCCATTTCTCTTCATCATTGAACGAATCTGTCcgttcctttttgtgtgtgttctccCCATCACTGTGCAGTGTGAGCTCTGACAGGGATCCGCCCCAATCTGTCGACCTGAAGTGTTTCCATAGCTACAGATATGAAGGAAGAGCGCTCTCGATCTCGGCAGCAATTTCTGGGATGCTCTTCTCAATATCCAGGGTAATAGAGTTCTCGGATGCAGAAGGGGGTTCCAGTATGTCAAACTGAGATTGAATCAAACTCGGTGCCATAAAATGTCCTTTCCTGGTAGCCATTCTCTTACTGATGAGCTCAATGGACCCGTGAAGGTACACAAACAGGATCCCCTTAACCCGATCACGCTGCTCTTCCCTGCATTTTAAGTTTGAGATTTCCGTTCCAAACAACAGCGTCTCTCTGTAAACTCTCTTCAAAGCTGAACATATTAGAATTGCATTTCTCCCTGAAGACATCTCCCTGTGTACGATCCaagaaaaacaatgttaatcAGATCTTGAATAGTCAGTCTTGTTAGTTATTGACACATAAAGTCACCTTTGCTAGTGTCAGTGCGGTCAAAAAGAATGACTGTACTGTAATGTCAGGGCACAACACTACTTCAGGTGGTCTTGATCAACTTCTTTTAAAAGCATTGTTACCAACCAAAATTCATTCTGGGCCTGCTCCACCAATATCTGTTTTGAATTTTGGATGCAGAATGTGGTATCTAACAGAAGTGAGGAGGCCGTCCTAAATCAGAGGCAGAGTTGTCCTTCCCTTGAATGCTGATTCCAACAACACCATGACAGACCTCCATAAAATGTGACCTGGCAGGATTCACTATGATCTCCAGACCCAACGCTCTTTGTGCATATAAACAATACAGAATTGGCAATCTGTGCCCCCACCATGATCAAAAGCCTACGAAACAAAGAGCAAAGACGGCACATCCAACAATGGGCCGAGCCCCCACTACAATGTGGGCTTGTCCGAACAGTGTGATTCACAGCAGTGGTCAGCATCTTGTTGCGTCTTGTACCGTGTGACATGTTGCCTTGGTTATGTGccaatacacaaaaacaaaaaggttgaATTTCCATACCCAAATTATGTGTGGGAGTGCTGTATGCTGGCATTAGTAGGGAAGAATTCAGTCTTGTAGGATGACTGGGTAACTGAATGCTTCCAGTGACACAAAAGGTCCCCTTTAATTGACATTCTCTGCATATGACAAGGCCCCAGTGTAATGCTTATGTTAGGTACACATTCTGATTTGGATTTAATTCTGTATGACTGGTTCATGTGAACTGGTCTGAATCTGCTCCTGATTAGTGTAATTAAATGCCTGTAAAGGAGAATGCTGTCTGTCCCCCAAACTTGAATCTTTGCAAAAAGGTTGAGAAGCATTTGTAATCACATAATTTGGTAAACTCATACAATCAGAATATAAATTTTCTTAAGCTGTGGCTCATCATCGTaccaattaaaaaggaaaggcGAACGGAGGCAGCGGACCAAAAAagtgaattatttaaaatgattccctatctgtatttcatgtattaaaAATGACAATAAGGAGCAATCAAGAGACAGTAATAACACCAGACTCCAGGAACGACAACCACTCTTTGAAGTTGTCACACTGATTCGAGTGAGTAAACCATTTCTATTCCTCAATGTGCTCTCTTCCCTGCCACACCTCCTCATTTCACAATCAATTATCTTTGGTGGCGGGCTCAAACTCAGCCGAGATTCTTAAACCTAGCACGAGTTGTCTCCTCAAATACACAGAGGCATGTATTTTCAAGCACCTACAAATCAAATGATGTTAACATTCCCTTTCCCCACTGCCAGAATATGACAGAATCAGACATTGTTAACCTACTTTATTATCAACCCTGCATATAACGTGTTCTGTATGCAACACGCTATTGCATGTTCATGTCTACGACTGTATTCAAGTTTCAAGCAAATCACAGCACACTTCTGGGATGAAATATTTGCATGAATGATTAATCTGACCACAAGGATTTTAGATATTCAGTctggtgttatttaattagcatGTTGTCAAAACATAGATTATGCTTCTCTATTGTTTCAGCTGCTTCAATAACAAGGTAGCATCCTAACAACTTTGTTCTTACTCTAAAGTGAAAGTTTAGCCCTCTCCCTTTTCAAGATGAACAAAATCTGACAACATCCTAATAATATAATGAATAAGTTACCTCAGGATTATGTCATGCAAAACAAGTAACCAAGGTATCCTATCCTGTTGAATAAATGTACAAAACATAGTCAGaaaggaaatacaaaaaatgcatttatatatcatcatcctatatatatatatatatatatatattttttttttttcttcttcttcttcttcttctttttcataACCCTGGTAAAACATCTTTTAACACTAGGTGTCACCAGTCACAGAAAGGTTCACTGTAATGGAAATCAGCAGAGAGAATCAAGGCCTGGTTTTGTATTCCTTTTATGGATTCAGTCCTATCACATTAAAcgcttattattgttattatttgataATGCCCTTTATTCCACTCTACAAAACATACTCCTTTACTTTTGGGTTGCTATAGAAAATATGAttgacagatttttttatttgttatgtaGTATAATTTACAATGTTTTGTATGGGGGGAGTCATGTTTTAAACTAACTAACCAAGAGTATTTTGGTATTTTACCTACTAGCATTGTCAGACTTCCCATAATGATTGTATGCTTAATATGAATCATATAATAGACATTATTTAAAtcataaagtatatatatatatatatatatatatatatatatatatatatataaagaaataaagcagGAACTTTTCCAACCCAAATATTCCAGTAAGACATTGCATATTTTTGTCTATGTTGTATCTTGTTAAagtgtggtttaaaaaaaacaaaataatatatcaaaCTTTAAATCTCGATTTGATCGAAAATATCACAGAGCAACCTAGTGGCTCGGGTACCTCATCACATAAAGGTATTCCTTTGGCCATTCTGTCTATGTTTTCCATGGGGTGATAGTCATCTCCATCAAATAGAGTCCAACCCAGCTGCAAAGATACAGACAATTAGAATTGATATTATGAtgtacagaaaaacacacaattatatcacTTCATATCTGCAAATGTACCTGGTTTGCAAGGAATGATCCCACAGCCGTTCTGAGAAACAAAAGACAGGCTATTCATTGGTATGGCAAGCTGAGGAATGGCAGTGCTATCAGGGTAAGCCTGCTGGGGAAGCTCAATAAAAAGcccttgttttattaaaatatgaattataatAAAGAGAGCTGCACAGCTGGTGTAACACTGGAGTGCTGAGTGGCCACACAATGACTGTTACACAATGCTTTTGTTACAAAGTTACTGCCCAACACCCCGTCACCTCTGTACCCCGCTGATCAACTGCAGATAGCCAGCAAACACCTAATGGCATGCACTGTTGTAAAATACATTCAGTAGCATTATACATTGATGGGCTcagttactatatatatatatatatatatttgttttaaagtagGTACTTCCTTTTAACTGACACAAAATCCACTGATCTACATGCTATTCCAATCATATGCATTACTGTCTCTTTCTGTGCTATAGTTTCCGTTAAAGTTAAGCATACTTCCCACTCCCGCACACTCCCATTAACACCAGTATCATCCCGCACGGCACTACCGCGTCTGAGGGACGCGCAGACGCACAGCACGCCGGTGACGTCAACAGCCTCCGCCCCCATCTTTTAAAGCTACAGCACATGTGGGTGCCATGTGACTGATGTGGATGGACTTTAATCTTTAAAATCCATATAATCTGCGACATCCAACATTAACTCCTTACAGAAACTAAGTATTCATTGATTATCtgagtaatagtaatagtaaaagAGTAATAGTAAAAATAAGCAAGCATTAGTGAGAAAGATGATCTGTTAAACCGTGCACGTTGGGCTTTTTGTAGCTTAGGCCAGGGGTTTTCAACCCGGTCCCtaaccctgccctgctggtttttgttccaacctaggtcttaattacttaactgaatggtatattgctttgttaggtcaattaaggattcaattaagcaattaagacctctgttggaacaaaaaccagcagggcagggggtactccaggaccggtttgaaaaccactggctTAGGCTATAACCCATTGATTACAATAGTGTGCTGAATAATATAGGCCTATACAATATGTATGTTCAGTTAAGCAAGTTGTCTCtttgtaaaatatgttttacttttgCTTCCACTGTTGGCtccaataaaaaaaactcaatGTACATACTGGttaaactaaagaaaaaaaatgtgtgtaaacATGCACTACATGTAGGCTtcttctgaatctgctgctgctgcttagcAAATGTAACagttacattagtattacataaatagtcatggaaAATCCAGCAATCTGCTTGACTTCTACACTTTTCCATTTCCCTGGGTCATTGAAATCATCAAAATAGCttgtgctttgatatactgtTCTACTTTTCATATGTACTTATATAATCAGAGTACTACATAAGATTTGTAGTTAGAATTTCATAAAACACCTCATAAGTATCACTATATGTACTGATTGCAACGTAGACATCAGtggacaaatgcaaaaagaaatggTGTATATCATCTCCATTCAATATCATTCTGATGTCTGAGAACAGGAACGATTAATTGGACTCTGGCAAGTCTAGTGAGTCGATTCAGAGGATTATCATTTGATAAACTGATTCACTGAaatggaaaaactaaaacagggCTGACTCACTTTGGGGTAGTGACTATGTAAAATCATACTAAAGTGGTGTAGTTTGTAAAatcacagtacagtgtagtgtggtgtaccgTGGTATGAACACAATAAGACACTGACTGAAACGCAGAGAAactgacagacatacacactAACAATAGGGCAGTGCTAAATAATAAGCAAGTATATGGGCTGTTGATATGGCTGCAACACTTTTGTCACTGAAGACACCTTTCTCGTCCCCTActaagttgttttttttggttcccTACACCACTTTAGaggaccccctgtcctgctgatTTTTGTACCAACCAATAtcataattgcttaattgattccttaattgaactaacaatgcaatataaggctcaattatataattaagagctcggttggaacacaaaacaacagggtagggggtcctccaggactggttttgGTAACCCCCTGCCCTAAGACACTCCTTTTCTCCCTTGTGAAAATTTTGTGACTGGACTGATACAAGGACTGACAGCATACACTGACTGGCTGCTTGTGAGTGTTATTATATTAGTGTGCGTGGACAAAACACAGTGCACAGCAGACTGTAGTGTGTGGTAATGTGGTAACAACACAGTCAAGTTAAGTGTGGTGTACTGCACGCACACATTGGAGGTCTACCATGGTAACATCACAGTAAAGTGTGGTGTACCGTGGTAAAAAcgcagtaaagtgtagtgtggtgtattGTACACACACAGGAGGTCTACCATTATAAAAAAAACCCAGTAGCACTTCGAATCTGACTTCAGATTCCATAGGGATGTTTGTAATAAGCAAGCATTGCACGTTTTAATATTGGTGATGACAATATCACTAATAAAATGCTCCAAAAACCAAATGAGTTTGTTAAATGCATTCGCCTACCTAGCTCTGCAATACTTATTTACTTTGGCTAGCAATGCAGTAATAGCTTTCATCTAGTTGCACAACAGCAGTCGTTGTCCCTGTAgactaattaaatatatttgtcatatgggttaaaaaaaaagccatGTGTTTCTCGAGTAACTGCGAGGCAGAGGCGCAGATCGAGGCGGAGACGCGGCGCTGGGCTGGATGCGAGCTGCGCGGCGCGGCGCGGCGGTCCTCCTCTGCCTGCAACCACGACTGCTTTCTACTCCATCCTTTCCCAGCCGCATTTTACACCAGCGGCTCTGCTTTACGTTTCATTGAGAGCGGGGTCCGTCTGCTTGGTCATGTAGACATTGGGAAAGAAGGAGATAAGAATGAAAATGCTTCGATTTCGCACTTCCAGCATCAGATCCTTAAACCAGGAGGTTCAGTGTAGCATCCGGCTGCTGGATGACTCGGAGATATCGTGCAATATCCAGGTATGGGAAATGCTGTTTCGGGTCTTTCTTTATTATTGCCGGGGGTTGCGTatcattgtttttgtgtaaaGTTATGGAGGTGATTCACTGCTGTGCATTGACCAAAAGTGTCCCTTTCTGCGGTGAGGGATGTGGTGTGGCTGTTGAAACGCTGTATTGTTAGGCATGCTTGTTTACCAACAGCGCCAGTCATTCCCACTTAATATTGAAGCGTGAGGCGTAGTACACGACTTATTGCCATGTTTTAAATTAGCAGTTGAGCTATGGCCACATATGTGTTGATATTGTGATCATACTTAAGCAGGAGCAACTTATTGCGGATTTAAATGAGCTATGAGTGTCTCCACACGAACACAAAAACGCAGTGACAGCCCGTGGAAAAAGTGCTGCACTTGGCTGTACATTAATATAATGGTGGGTGTAGCACAGCTGACCCAAGTTCAGCACCAATGAAAGCTGTACGGGTTCAGtgtgcttgttgtagtgattgCATAGGACACTATCGTGAATTGTTCCACACTGTTCGTTATAATTGGTATATATGGTTATAGTTGGTTTCCCTTGATGCAATGGAGTTATCAACTGACATACATGATAATAAACTGTCTTCTTCCTCCCATTTAGATGGGTGTGGTTTGTGATCTGCTGTGGGTTACTTAGGTGGCCATAGTAGTGTGGGGATGCTGTACTGTGCCTGTAGTGTTGCAGAGCTTTTTTGACATCAAGACATGTGGTTTTTGAAGTGGAAGCTGAAAATCCATCTCGGTGAGCAGTTGTAATGTGAAATCAAAACTGATAATGCAGTGAACCCTTACAGTCTTAATGTCTGGCTCACTGCTGTCCAGATGTATTGAGATGTGCTTTTTACAagaaatcaaaatgtgaaaaaatcaCTCCAGACCAGAGAATGTTTATATACACCTATATTTTTAgatgcagtttgtgtgtgtgtgtgtgtgtgtatataatctaGTTATACTGTACGCCCTACTCTTACCTTCCCTTTACTTTTCTGCATGGTTTTGTTGGTAAGTCAAGATGCTATGATTCAATGGCAGACAGatgtacattttgaaatgttttaggACCATATGTGTTGTCTATTTGTATATGTGAAGCAGCAGAACTGTTTTTAACCAGGCACTTTCAATTTTAAGTTTGTGATCAAGTTTCTACAGCCCTAGAAAATCACACATTGTGTAGGAGGCCTATCGCTTTAAGATACTGCAGTTTAATAGCGGGTGTTGTGTTTTGAGGCTTAGTTTTTGGTAGTCCCTATTAAACACAAGTGTAGAGGAAATGTGGAAGAAAGACGGGAGCAGGGAAAGATGTCTCCTTTGTTCAGTCCCTATCCTGAACTAGCTTGATACTTCCTCTGCCATGCTTGAAAAAAGCAGTGCCAAAGTTGGTATCGCCAGTGAAATAATGTCCCCTTCGGTCACTATAGGGCACTGTCTGAGTCAATTCACACATACTGGGTTTAATCAATGCACAAAGCAATGGGAGAATGGTTTCCTGAAGGGACACATTGATACTCCAGAAAGTCATAAGCGAGTGAGTTTTCAGCAGGTTCTTTAGGAGTATCGGAGCAAACCTGTTATTGCTTTGTCCTTTCCTGATTTACTGCTTAGCTCTGCATGACAGTATGCCAACCAGTTTAGTGATATTCCTGTTATAAGCTGTCATGCTGGTACTTTGTTTCGTACTATTTGGATATTATTGTCTAGTTAATGTAGACAACTCAGCTCAGATAAGCCATATACATTCTGCAGCAGTCGTGTTGTAGGTATATAGTTAATATTGTTATTCCACGGTGGTTTCTAATGTATAATTTATGATCATCCATGTAGACATAATTCATACCCACCATAACAATACTTCCATttcaaagagattttttttccctattGATTTAAGTTAGTCCTAAGAGAAGCACACCACTGTATTATACATAATTTGCATTAttatgtgaaaacaaaatactaattaTTTAACAGTATACGCCATGCTTTTACATGCTTTACTgttgtcattaaaataaaaaagtagctTTTTCTGAAAGGAtactcaattatatatttttttaatatcttgggtgtaaaaatacaaaaataatgtaaaatttgTATACAGTGTT from Amia ocellicauda isolate fAmiCal2 chromosome 8, fAmiCal2.hap1, whole genome shotgun sequence encodes the following:
- the LOC136754883 gene encoding probable gluconokinase isoform X2, translated to MILVLMGVCGSGKTAVGSFLANQLGWTLFDGDDYHPMENIDRMAKGIPLCDEDRIPWLLVLHDIILREMSSGRNAILICSALKRVYRETLLFGTEISNLKCREEQRDRVKGILFVYLHGSIELISKRMATRKGHFMAPSLIQSQFDILEPPSASENSITLDIEKSIPEIAAEIESALPSYL
- the LOC136754883 gene encoding probable gluconokinase isoform X1; this translates as MGAEAVDVTGVLCVCASLRRGSAVRDDTGVNGSVREWELGWTLFDGDDYHPMENIDRMAKGIPLCDEDRIPWLLVLHDIILREMSSGRNAILICSALKRVYRETLLFGTEISNLKCREEQRDRVKGILFVYLHGSIELISKRMATRKGHFMAPSLIQSQFDILEPPSASENSITLDIEKSIPEIAAEIESALPSYL